In Methanobrevibacter sp., the DNA window GGTTGGGTTCAGCTATTCAAAACTCCTTTTCTGAAACCCTTTCATATATATCGCAGTTGGAAATCTAAATTCAAATCCGAAAACCCTGCCGTTAATGTTAATGTGCAGCTGTTAAAGTGAAAGTCAAAAATAGGTATTGTTTATTTTAACAATAACATTGCAGATTATGAAAGTTACTCCAGCTATTGAAAATCAGTTTTTATTACGAGATTGTTTATATTTAGTTTATTTATTGTTGTCATTTATTAACAATTTTTAAAATGAGGTATAGCGCTAGCTATCGAAAAAAAATTTTTGCTATTTATATTGAAGTTCATAATATATTAGCAATCCAAGACGAGTTAGTTTATATAGCTTGCCGGTCTTTTCATTTTCATTAAGGCACACAACAATATCTTTGTCTTTTAATTCTCGTAGCACTCTTGATACAAGAGAGAATCTTACGTTCATTGTTTCTGTAATTTCCGATGGAGTCATTCTTGATTTTTCGATTATTTTGATAACCTTCTGACGGTTCTTGCTACGTTTGACATAGGCGAATGCGTCAATGTATGTCGGGCTATTAGTATCGGGTAACATGCTATTCTATATCAATTACGAATTAAATATTATGCTATTTTTATTCTATTGTTATTCTATTAACATCGAACAATCTTTTATTAGATTTATGCATTATGTTAAAAAATTTTTATTATATCTTAAATACGAAAAATATCCATAATTGATTAGTTATAATGTTAAATTGACTTTTATATTAATTTAAATTTTATTCGGATAAGTTATTGATATGTTGTGGTTAAATAAAGGAAAAATAAAAATCAAATCCTATACCTTTTTATATAAAAAAAATAATATATTATTATATATATTACATTATATGTAGTAGGTGTAAAATTATGGCGAATGTAAACAACACATCTTCATACATGGATGAGGATAAGAAAAAAATAATCAAAGAGTCAAATTATACATACAGAGATGCACTTGAAGTTGGAGCATATCTTATTGAAACAGGTAAATTTGAAAGAGTTTATAAAGAAATGCAAATTTACGATTTACAAAAAGAATTAGAACAATTAGACGATTAACCATCTTAAATTGTTTAATATACTGAAAATAGAACGTGCACATCTTAAAATAGTATAATATCGAAATAAGACCTGACTAGTTTAACACTATTTCTAGCGTATGCACTCTTAAAAATTTAAATTGAATACGAAAAAAGTAATAATATTTTATTATTACTTAACTATTTTTTACCTAATAAAATTTTATATACATACCGTAATAGTAATAAATATAAAGAATATACATTATATTATGAAAATCAGAAAAGAAAATATCAGTGCAAGAGTACAATCTGCACTAAAAAAAATTGTTATCGATTCTGATTATTCTCATAGGGATGCATACGAACTTGGTGCGAAAATAATTGCTTCAGGTGATGCTCCAAAAGCATTTAGTCAGGTCGAATCAAACGCAACTTCTAAAAAAACAATTAAAGAAGCTGAATGTAAAATAGTTGAAGAAAGAAAACAAAAACTTGAAGAAGAATTGAGAAACTTATAGGGGGCCTGCTCCTATGGGTCAGAAAAATTCAGACGTTAAATACTTTTTAGAGCAACATGAACAAGAAATAATAAACTGTTGCAAGAAAGGAATGAGTAACAATGAAGTCCGTAAACTACTAAAAACAAAATATGGAAGAGATGTCGCAGATAACACCTACAGAAAATTCAAAGCAAAACTGAAAATTAAAAAAACTGATTTCCTGGAAACATTACTGGATGAGATAACAGTAATGAAAGAATCCGGTGCAACTGATGCTAACATTAGAAGATGGTTAGCAGAAGATCATGATGTTGAAATAAGCCGATCAACTTTCTCCAGATTCAAGAAAAAATATAACATAACAGATCAAGAAAAAACTCCTCACGATAAAAAAGCATTGACAAACAGAGCTATCAGCCAAAAACAAATACTAGACAATAACGTTCATCAAGATAATATTGACATAGCTATTGACACCATATTGCAGCAACAGGTCACTGACATCCAAACAGGACTGGACAATCTCGACAGGATAACCCGAAACGCTATAAGCATTGAAATTGATTTTGAAAAACTTGAAAGAGAAATAAGACTCAATGCTAGCGAAAAAAATATTGGAAGATATTTGCTTGATTTTACTGAATTAAAAATACGTTACTTGGAATTATCTGTTAGAACATTTGAAGCTAAAAACAAATTATTCAAAGATGAAATGGACAGACTATTTAAAAACAGAGTCCTTGAACTAGAAGATAAAAAAATTGAAATATCTCAAAAAGACATTATGGATGAAATAGAAGTTCTTGCAAAACAAATAGATGATAATAATGTACAATAAAGATGGCCAATTCTATTTAGGTGCAAGAGACAAAGCTATTCTTCAAAAATGTGTATATGAAAATCCATACATACCATTTAAACCATTTGTCAAACAAGCTGAGATGATTCTAGCAACAGAAAAGGAAGTTCTAATTGGTGGTGCCGCTGGAGGTAGTAAATCAACCAGCCTGTTAATGAGAGCCTTATTTTATGTTCAGGACGATGTTAATGAATACCATGCATTAATATTGCGTAGAACATTATCTGATTTGAAAAGGAAAGGTGCTTTAATTCATAAAGCCAGCCAATGGCTTAACCGTAAAGAGATTCAAAGAGACCCAGCTATTCGGCCGAAGTGGGATGGTACTGAACATTCATGGACATTTCCAAACGGCAATAGTTTAACCTTCGGATATTTACGTAACATTAACGACCTCGATACTTATCAGGGTTCTGAATACCAGTTCATTGGCATTGATGAGTTAACGCAACTGGAACGCTTTAAATATATTTATATGCGTTCACGTGTCCGAAAAACTAAAGACAATAAACTTCCAACACAGTTAATGTGCTCAAGTAATCCTGGTAAGCGTGGTAATAAATGGGTCAGGGAAAGATTCATCGAAAAGATAGATGCAGACATTCAGGACAAAGACCAGATAAGATTTATCAGCTCCAGTTATGTCGATAATGTTTATCTGGACAGACAGGACTATGAAGAATATCTTATGGGCTTGGATAGAGTTACACGTGAGCAGTTAATGAACGGTAACTGGTATGCTTCAGTTAAAGGTGAGCTATTTGATGAATCAGATTTCCACTTGATCTCTCATGACGAATTTTTGAAAATACCTATCATCCGGATCATCAGGTATTGGGATCTTGCTGCAACTGAAGTTCTCAACGATGACAAATTGAAAGGTAATGATCCAGATTATACCGCAGGAGTGTTACTGGCCAAAGATTTAAACGGCAATATCTACATCCTTGATTCTTATGAGTTTCAATTGGAGTCACGGAATCTTATTAATGAAATCATTAACACTGCAGCGCGTGATAAAGCGGATGTGCAGTATATAGAACTTGACGGTTCCACTGGTAAGAACTTTGGCCTGTTAATTATTGATGAATTAAACCGAAGAGGATTTACTACAGGCACTGGAAATTCACGTGAGAATAAAGTTGACCGTGCCAGAAGAGTTTCAGCTGACATCCAACTTAACGGAATTTTCCTGGTTGGGAAGGATAGAACAGGGTTTACTAAAAAATGGGCCATGGAATTTCTTGAAAAAATTACAGCCTACCCTAACGAATCCATTCACGATGACTGTGTTGTTGCATTCACCGGTGCATATGAGAAACTGGCTAGTGAAAAGCAACCTCAAAGAGTTGATGTTGATAAATGGTATTCTACATAATAATAGCTATTTTGCTATGGACATATTGATGGACATACTATGGACTATACTGTGGACTTTATGGACTGTCTTATGGACATACTATGGACTGCATCGTGGACTGTTTGTGGACTTGAAGTGGGACACCATGGACACCCAATGGGATTATCATATGGGTTATCTGAGGGACTGATTATGGACAAGGTAATGGATATATCGTGGACTATGTTATGGACTAACTATGGACTATACTATGGACTGGTTATGGACTACTTGATGGACATACTATGGACTATGTTATGGACTGTTTATGGACTAACTAATGGATAAAGTGTGGACTATATCGTGGACTGTTTGTGGACTAAGTTGTGGATGGACTGGATGATGGACTGTTTGTGGACTGATGGATGTATGGATGGACTAATGGAC includes these proteins:
- the terL gene encoding phage terminase large subunit, translated to MYNKDGQFYLGARDKAILQKCVYENPYIPFKPFVKQAEMILATEKEVLIGGAAGGSKSTSLLMRALFYVQDDVNEYHALILRRTLSDLKRKGALIHKASQWLNRKEIQRDPAIRPKWDGTEHSWTFPNGNSLTFGYLRNINDLDTYQGSEYQFIGIDELTQLERFKYIYMRSRVRKTKDNKLPTQLMCSSNPGKRGNKWVRERFIEKIDADIQDKDQIRFISSSYVDNVYLDRQDYEEYLMGLDRVTREQLMNGNWYASVKGELFDESDFHLISHDEFLKIPIIRIIRYWDLAATEVLNDDKLKGNDPDYTAGVLLAKDLNGNIYILDSYEFQLESRNLINEIINTAARDKADVQYIELDGSTGKNFGLLIIDELNRRGFTTGTGNSRENKVDRARRVSADIQLNGIFLVGKDRTGFTKKWAMEFLEKITAYPNESIHDDCVVAFTGAYEKLASEKQPQRVDVDKWYST
- a CDS encoding winged helix-turn-helix domain-containing protein is translated as MLPDTNSPTYIDAFAYVKRSKNRQKVIKIIEKSRMTPSEITETMNVRFSLVSRVLRELKDKDIVVCLNENEKTGKLYKLTRLGLLIYYELQYK